A single Tuberibacillus sp. Marseille-P3662 DNA region contains:
- a CDS encoding prephenate dehydrogenase, protein MTDKVLIAGLGLIGGSLAKAIRNVHPDVHLMGYDVDEDILNRAKVLGVIDETTTSLATAKTADVIILAAPVNNILSLMTELSGYDLKDDVIITDVGSTKQNITAAAKRDFAGQYTFIGGHPMAGSHKTGVDAAQAHLFENAYYFLTPIHVEDKASLDQLIELLKGTRAKFTPITPDEHDRVVGVISHFPHVAASGLVHHLMNVAETGSQNVRKLAAGGFRDITRIASSDPKMWADIVLDNQSVLLDLFEEWQQVMDRAKSMIQTGNWEQIYTYFSDAKVYRDQFPVKDKRVAPAFYDLYVDVNDEPGVIAKLTEMIGAAGVNIQNIGVIEWRENILGVLRLTFSREPDRRAATAILEGNQYKTYIND, encoded by the coding sequence ATGACAGATAAGGTTTTGATTGCGGGTCTTGGACTCATCGGCGGTTCGTTGGCCAAGGCCATTCGCAATGTACATCCAGATGTCCATTTGATGGGTTATGATGTTGATGAAGATATTCTGAACCGGGCTAAGGTCTTAGGTGTTATCGATGAAACAACGACAAGTTTAGCAACTGCCAAGACGGCTGATGTTATCATTTTAGCCGCTCCAGTAAACAACATATTGTCATTAATGACAGAATTGTCAGGGTATGATCTTAAGGATGACGTCATTATCACGGATGTTGGCAGCACAAAGCAGAATATTACCGCTGCAGCCAAACGGGATTTTGCTGGACAATACACCTTTATTGGCGGACATCCGATGGCGGGTTCTCATAAAACGGGTGTAGATGCCGCACAAGCTCATCTGTTTGAAAATGCCTATTATTTTTTGACACCGATTCACGTCGAAGATAAAGCATCACTAGACCAATTGATTGAGTTATTAAAAGGCACTCGTGCCAAATTCACACCGATTACACCTGATGAACATGATCGTGTCGTCGGTGTGATTAGCCACTTTCCTCACGTTGCCGCTTCGGGTCTTGTCCATCACCTTATGAATGTTGCTGAAACGGGTTCCCAGAATGTCCGAAAGTTAGCGGCAGGAGGGTTTCGTGACATTACTCGGATTGCGTCATCAGATCCAAAAATGTGGGCGGATATTGTTCTTGACAATCAATCAGTGCTTCTCGACTTGTTTGAGGAATGGCAACAAGTGATGGATCGTGCTAAATCCATGATCCAAACTGGCAATTGGGAACAAATTTATACCTATTTTTCCGATGCTAAAGTTTACCGTGACCAGTTCCCTGTCAAAGACAAGAGAGTGGCGCCGGCATTTTATGATTTGTATGTTGATGTTAATGACGAACCAGGTGTGATAGCTAAATTAACGGAAATGATTGGTGCCGCTGGTGTCAATATTCAAAATATTGGTGTGATTGAATGGCGTGAAAATATTTTAGGCGTGTTAAGGTTGACGTTTTCCCGTGAACCTGATCGTCGAGCAGCGACGGCCATTCTAGAGGGCAATCAATATAAAACTTATATTAATGATTAG